The Macaca thibetana thibetana isolate TM-01 chromosome 9, ASM2454274v1, whole genome shotgun sequence region GTGAGATGCCCTCCACTCATTTCCCATCTGTAGGAAGCCACGCTTAGATTCACTTGTGAGGTCAAAAGACTTGGGCTGGGGTCCCAGTTCTGCACTGACTGTGAGGCTTTGGACCAGTCATAGCCTCTGAGCTTTCTTGCTTGTGAAATAGAAATGACACCTGCACTGCCTACTTCAGAGATTTTTGAGGTTCGAATGAGATCACACATGCTCAAGTACTCTGTGAAagccttaaaataaaatgaaatgtattttttaccaTGTAATCTTCAGGACTTGCAGCCTCACTGAATAATTTGAGTTTCACAACTAAAATGGAAACCAAGTGCCACATGTAAAGCACTGCTGCAGGGAGAGCAGAGACCTGCCTCTTCTGTGCTGCACTACCGCCCTAGGGAAGATAGTGGGCATCCGGAGCATCTGGTTGGTTGGGGTCTGTCAAGGGCTTGTTGTTCTAGCCATCAGAGAGATTGCTTGGGGCCTACTACTAATGTCTTAAATCGTCATGAAAatcagcagaaaacaaaaactacagacaTACTCAGTAAACCTTTCCTTTGGGTCCCTTGATTTATGCTTAAAGGAAAGTCAAGAACAATTAACAGCATTTCACTTCCCCTTTAGCAAGACAAACCCAATGAAACCATTAACCATTTAATTTAAAGGCTTTTTATTAGGAACCAGGGGAATGAGCTGCTTATCCCTCTATAACAGTCTAGAGCAGGTCGTCAGGCCCAGGATGGAGAGAGGTTATCAAAGGTGCTGTGGTGTGCTTTGCTGCACGTGCTTAGGGCCTGGAAGGAAAGGTGGTGGCAACAGAGGTTGGCAGGAACTGGTGTTAGTCGAAACACCAAAATCCTGGGGGAGAGCCCCTCTACCTTCCTTCTAACTCCACTTGAGGCGGGAGCATTCCAGGAGACAGAGAATGTGAGCAGGATGCAGCAGTGTCATCTGAACCCCTGGCTTCGTTCAGTGCTACTTCACTTGCCGGCCCTCCACTCTTCTTGCCGTTTAGTGATTAGGTATTTGAAGAACTCATACACAGACCACGCTATGGCTGTGGAGGGGATCTGGTAAATTACTCTAGCTTGCACCCCTCGGAAGTAGGCGGTCACCCCACCTACTTGATATACCGTCCTGAAGGCACTAGCCATGCCTGTGATATGTCCTGTAATGTGTGAGTTCAAAGCCAAGGACTCCTGGGTGTTGAGCAGTGTTTTGCAAACGTCCAGTGGGGTTGTGGCTGCGGCAGCTACAGCTCCTGCGCAAGCTCCAGAGAGGACGTGGGAGCTTGGGTTGTACCGTCTCTGGGGGTTAAAGTGCTCCTGCAGGAATTCATAGGTCATGAAGTGAATGGCTTGGAAGGGAACGTTCATGGTCAGCTGGGTGGTGTAGCTGCGGTAGAAGGCCCCGGCCCCTTCATTTTGCCACACTGCCCGTACACAGTCTGTCACCCGGTGGTATGGTGAGTTGTACATCTGCATCCTCTGCTTGACCACTAGTAGTGCCATCATCAAGGAAGGAAGTGATGACAGCGGCCAACCAGTGATGGAGAGTATCCAGATTCAGAGTCCCAAGTCAGCAGATCAGCCAATggaatagagagagaaaaaagtatgAGTGAGCTGCTGGCTAACCTGAGAAGTCAGCTTCCCTTTTTTGAGGGGAGGGAGTAGGCAGCGGGTTGGTaacaagtcaaaaaacaataaaccCACTTCCATCAGGACTTCTGTAAAGCCAGCCAATTCACACACAGGACGTATCTATGGTTTGGGAGCTCCAGAGAGTCTTCTTGAACTAAGTACCTATCTCTAATCTTACCCTCTTACAACTCCCAACAAGAAATGACTCCATGACAGTGAACATTATCATGAACACAGGCCCCTAACAATCCCAATCCTCAGGTACAAAGAGCACCTAACTTCTAAAATGTGAGATGGTGATCCTCctagaggggaggagagagaagtgctACCAAAGAAAAGATTCTTAGCCAAAAAGAGTTGGCTTTAGTTttcaaacacctcccactccCTCAAGTAGATAACATGGTGTGAGCTCTGTGGAGCTTCAGCTTAGCTTTGGCTCTGTCCACCCCATGGCCTTGCCCAGACAGAAAATGAACGTGGCAACAATGCTATCCTCTTGTATTTGTTCATCCTCACGTGGAGAATGTTTTTGGAGAATTTTCCTCCAACTGAAAAGCCAAGACCCCAGTAGAAATGCAGGGACTGAGTTCTACAATTTAACCTTTCATTCCTATCCCAACTAGCTTCATTCCGATAAGAAAGGCAATATATTTAAGTGTTAATTCCTGCAAATCATaagagggcaaaaaaaaaaaaaaaaagaatccatcttcacctctttgaagaaaaatgaacctGCTAAACTTTCAGGACAGATCAAATCTACTACAAAGGAGACTCCCAGGAAAGCCCCAAAACAGGCCACATGGAGCCATATCTTTTTCTAGGGAAGCCCCAAGGATTAGTGAAATCCCAGTGAATCTGCTTCCTGTCCAAGAGGGTGCCTCCTAACTACCAAAAACACGGAGGGAGCACCCTCTAGTGGTAAAACAAGGTAAGAGAATTTCCCACCAAAACTGATGGGCTCTTTCTTCTGCAAACTGGAAAGAAACACAGGTGCAGCTGCCCAGAGTGATAGGTTGAGGAATCATTACCTTCTGCAGGGTTCATGGCTGCATCATGAAGTAATGTTGCCACACACCCGGCCGCACCTGCAAACAAGAAAACAACTGCCACATGTAAGGCCAAGAGAGCGTGACCAACTCATTGAAGTCTCCCACTGAAGGCGAGTGGCTGTGCTACACCACAAGGTAACGTTAGGAGTTAGTCCAAAAGATGGGGACCCACTGCTCCTAAACTCCTGTTTAAGGGAAGTATCTGTTCCCACCAACTTTGTAAGGTCACCAATGCATTCCACATCCATGATAGGAAGGCCAGCTCAGGTCTTATCAATAAAGATCGTTCTGAGAATAAACGCAGCGCCCCAGACAGGAAGCAGATACACTGCTGCCTAGGGATGCCAGCACATCACCTGCCACCAGTGGAGGGAGATACGGGGACCAGGTGGTCAGATCTCATAGAATCTCACCACAGAATCCCACCTCTATCCTGCTGCAGAACCCATTTGCAGATCCTAACGTTTGTCTATAAAGATCTTTCGTTCAGGTCCTGAACTACTCTACCCTCACCCTCTCCACACTCAACTTGGTTCCAGCCAGTCCTGAAGCCCTAGGCTGCTATCCTTTCTCTTACTTCCATACAACCTTCTGGTTTCTTCATGCAGTTCCTTGGCCCCACCCCCATTCACTTTGTCATGAGGCTTTGTCATGTTCTCAACAACACAAACTGCCTCTGGTGAGTTAGGATCCTGAAAAGGTGAGGCGAAAAGCAGGGGCTTCATTAGTATCTTCCTTGGGTGGCTGGCTGGGTCGCCTCCAATCCTGCCCTGAGGAGCAGGACACCGTACAACTATGAAACATACACTGGGGGTAGTTCAGTGTGTCTCCACGTTACCAGGGCATTGGAAGTTGATGCCAGGGAGATGAGAGGAACAAGTCAAGCTGGTAGGTAAGGGAGGATACTGTAACCCTTTGTTGAGATGCCCCAAAGGAAAAGGCAGGGTTGAAGCGGCCCGTTGTCTGAGAACATCAGGTTTGGAAGTCCCTCCCTTAAAATCTGGCCTATCCCAGCCCAAAGCTTCAGCTCCAAACCATGCTGAGACTGGAAAGCACTGACAGCAGCAAAGCCCAAAGAGTTGGGAAAGTGGGGGAACCAGCACAGGAAGGCTCAATACCATTGGCAATATGGCTATTGCCCCCAGGGTGGATTACATCACTCAATGTCTTTTTTAACTTTTCGTAGCAGGCAAAATAAAGGGCGTGGGCAGGCCCTGCGCCTGTTGCTGTGACGTTCAGCCCCCTCATGGGCCTCCATAGGCCCTCCGTTCTTATAATCCTCCAGAGGGCTTCCAACACATTGCGATAGCGGGCAGCTGGGTCAGGCTGTAGACTCTGCATCCGGGTCTGAAATTACAGCAAGGAGAAGCGCAATGTCAGCAATGCCAACTTCTCGCCCTACCTCAACACACTGGGCAGACCTTCTACATGGAGCTGTGCCCATCTGTGAGAGGGATATCTGACATTCAGCTTATTTCCAATCTATAGCTGATCTTTCTTTTAAGCCTTGGacctttctttttctagttatcTATGACCCTGAGAGTGGAACACcattattttccttgaaaacaaTAATACCACCATTTGCTAAGTGTCCTGGTACTCCAAAATCATTCAGAGCACCAGCAACAAATATCAAGCTTTCAGAAGTTGCTTTTGTGCCTTAATACACTCAAGCTGACAGTTCTTCACAAATGGATTCTAAATTCAAGTATTTACTGTCTATGACATACTTTATGCTTTATACCTAAAGACTGCCGCTGGCCCTGCTTCATGACCACACACTGAGGGGCGGCTAATATTTTGATACTTTTTCAGACTATCTGGCAATGGCGGCTGGGTCTACACCGAGTCTTGGCAGAAGTAGCATTCTTAAtagatgattttatttcttgGGAAAGAAAGTTTACCCTGAAACTGCAAAGGTGGGAGTGTCTAGCTAGAAACCAATCTAGTCTCCAATCCTGAAGGGCCCTTCCAGATTTCTAATCTAAATTGATTGAATCCCAAAATTGGCATTAGTAAATAAAATCAGTCTCAGTGAAACATAATCCTTGGAATCTCTCTAAAGGATTCAATGATTGGAATAAAAGCGTAGGGTAGACACTTTGTATGATGTTCCTTGACAAAGTTTTGTTGAAATTTGGGAAATTAATCTTATTTGAAACACCTCCCTAAATTAGACCTTTTATGAAGAGTGTGTCTCCCCAGGAAAATTTCTCTGACCCATCTACTGACCCATTTCAAGGTAAAGTAACATGGAAACTAATAgttaatataaaatcaatgtctaaaaagaaaaaccaatgtcTGGTGCCTGACACACAATAAGCACTTCTGATttgtctgctgaatgaatgaatcttttGTCACATAACTGTATCAGTTACAATCACTGGTGAGCCAATGGGAGCAAGTGATGCCCAAGTACAGTTTAAATTTCTGCATCAATCTAATCACTAGATTCTATTTGGAATTAAAAGCTTGAAccttcggccaggcacagtggctcacacctgtaatcccagcactatgagaggctgaggcaagcggatcacctgaggtcaggagttcgagactagcctcgccaacatggtgaaaccccgtctctactaaaaatacaaaaaaattagccgagcatggtggtatgcgcctataatcccagctactcaggaggcaggagaatcgcttgaacctgcaaggcggaggttgtagtgggccttcgctggtttgagccactgcactgcagccagggtaacaagagcaaaactccatctcaaaaaaaaaaaaagaaaaaaaaagcttcaatcTTCCTCTTGGCCAATTGGAATCCAAAAGTAATACCTTTCCTCAAGATCATGGGAGAAAAGAAACTAACCAGATGAACAGGTCCCGGTTAGCTGCAAGCAATCCACATTCCTCTGGTTATTTTCTCCTGCCTGCTACCAACAAAAAACCGGAAGCTTAAAAGGTTAGTTACTGGATGGTCAATCAGAAATACTCTATACAGTATCACTTAACACAATTTGACACATTCTTTCCTACTTCCCCCCACAAAACCTCATGTATTTCCAATAAAGGGTTTGTTTACTGATCTTTCACATCACACAAGGCATATAAAATCCATCAGAAGAGTTGTTCATAGAGACTACGGGTCAAATGCTGGCTAGAGCTACCAATAAGCAAAGATAAATTGAGCCTCTTGGCTTATCATGTTTCCATGCATTTATTCAAAACTGATCTTGTACAGGGAGAATGTTCAGAAATTGCATTGCTCTGCCGCAGTCAGTGGTGTATTTGGCTACCAATTCTGAAAGGTTTGGCTTCAGAGGCCTGGAACTCCTCACCCCCAAGAGAAAACCAGATTGTGGGAAGCTACTTTGAACATTCTATACACACATCTAAGTCTAACTCAACAATTCTAACTCGATAAAAATACACCCTTATGGAGAGGACCTGGGCATAAGCTATGCTAAGTATATAAATATGGCTCCCCAAGTTTGTGGGCCAATAAATCTGCCTTTTACAGAAAGATGAAATATCTAAGTAAGAATTTCTGAAAAATCTCAGTATGAAAAACCTTGACCTGGCTTGGAGAAAAGTCAAACAACCCAGTAGAGAGGTAAGTGGTTTGGTAAAAGACAAGCCACATTTGAGTCAAAAAGCCTGAGTCTGAGCCTCAGCTTTGCTAGTTGTATGATCTTGGGTacgtcacttaacctctctaagcttcaAAATTGTCATCTATAACAACAGGCCAAGAATGACTGGCTCATAGGGCTGTTGTGGGGATTAAAAGAGATAAGGTATGTAAAAGCCATTGGTAATTTATAAGGTGCTAGAAATATAAAGATCTTTATTGTATTCAAAATGATTCTAAGATATATTTGTTCATATCTAAGAATTTACAGATCATGGTAGCATTGCCTCCTGTATAAGTCATTTCACAAATATACATGGGCAACTAACTGTCCTTAGCCACTAATAAATCggggttaattttgtattttttgttttccttttaaagtttCTCTGTGGCTATAATGATTTACATGTCCCACTATTAATCTGAAGGTCATATGTTCAGGGACAAGCTTTACTGTGAAATTCTGTGCCTTGCCTGGTTCTTGTAATCTGCTTTTGGGAAGCTATACGGAAGGCTTGAGAGTCTGATACACTGAGTTCAAATCACAACTGTGCCACCtaaactctgtgaccttggacaagttatatAACTGTTCCCTAAGCCTCCTTTCaactgtaaaataatgaaaatggttTCTACTTCATCAAGTTGCTTCacagattaaatgaataaatgtatgtaaGGTACTTCAgatagtgcttggcacacaaGATCACTGAACACTTATTATTAGATGCAAGAAAATCAAATAAGCTAATGTTTCCATTTCCTAACCTTTCACAGGTGAATATGTACAGATACCATTTACATTTGGAAACTGGAGATTTATCTCCCTCTGCTCTTCCCTTCTTTATTATATAAGTGGATATTTGCTTCACCACTTCAGAGCCAACAACAGCAGCTTGATGATAGGTGGGTACTTAGCCAGATGATTTTGAGAAGGGTTCTGACCGTTTTGGGTTGCAGAATCTGTCCCCGTAGATAAAGTCTGGCGCTTGCCTCTGAGGCCCAGAAAAGGAAACTGGGATTTATCTGGGCTCCCAAGCCTCTCCATTATGGCCATGGAAATAGCTGGTTGAATAACGATGGTCTAGCAAGGCTACACTGACTTCTCATGGTCCCTCTCAAGGATATTAAAAGTCAACTTGACCCTGATAAGTAGCTGAGGATGGACAGGCTTGCATGCTAAGAGGCAATGTCAGCTTTCATTTGCAAACACTATGGTTGCCCTTTAGGCTCCAACAACATGGATACCTGCCTCCAGTCTTAAAGACTGGGCTGCTTTTCCTCCCCACCATCCACTTATTAAAAGAAGAAGGATAACTGCCGGAACAAGCAAACTGGGAAGCCCTTTCTGAAGGAAGGGATTTGAATTTTACTTTCATGCCTGCACAAAAGCATTGAACATACTCACTGACACTAAATCATACTGGCCTCACCTAGTTTTTCCCTCTAAGTCATTTAAATCCCAGCATTAAGTGCAAGTCAAAATGAGCCTTCTAAAATAAGCTTTCGTTATTGTTGACAACTcctgagcatttttttctcaaatctttatttccttaattGAGGGCTTTCAAGATATAACTGCAATGTTgtatgactaattttttaaaaaccaaaatgccAAAGCTTATGTAAATGAGTAAGAACTGTTCTTCAAAATAGTTACCTTGGAAGGCTACAATTGACTTATTCCAGCAATGCTGTGGTTATGCAAAACCTTTCTGGAACTTCTCTTTCAGAGGTGTTTCCTCAATGGGTTTATAGGCCTCAGAAGTAAAGCAGTCTCCTTGCTTTCAAGTCCCACCTTATTTTGACGCCAACAGTATTACCCATTTTGACCTCCCACTTTGTTCACCATATTTGATTCTGAATAGTCTTTGTTCCTGCAAAATCAATTCCATCTTATCACAGGGCAAAGATTTGCCTCCCTTAAGGACATGCACCCAAATATTCTAGAAGCATTTTTAACAgggatttataaaatgtttatagcaacaatAGCACGATGTAAATATATGGAGTAAGGAGATAACCTCCCATTATGTTATAATGGAACAGTGGTTAAATTGGTAAGTTACAGTAATATTTCTAAGATAAATTATTACACTGTATTTTTCAAGCCATTAAATAATTTTCACGGTTTTCTTTGATCTGTTTTCCATTCAATACTCATCCAGAAAAACAGCATCCTAAACCCTGCACTCCACTCATACTGCACTCACTCCCTAATCTAAGTCTAGGGAGCTAGATTATATTAACTTTTGGATATACGGCATTATTAACTCACAAGTCATTCAACCTAGAGTCTATACATATAATGTAtgcatcttttttatttgtacttaCTCGTTTTACATTTCAATGTTGTTACTTCTCATGGATTTTactgtttatttctatttctcccaATTGACAAGGGCATTTAACATTCTAATGTCCATTTTAGTCAAGTACATTTACCCCATTTTCAATGGATATGGCCCTTGTTAGGAGTTACCTTGTGCTAAAATACTCCTGCCAGTTTACTGTCATTCACAAAGCTTAATGAGCACTCCCCCCATTTCCTTATCCACATTACTAAGGAAAACATGAAACAGTACTGGAATCAGAGGGAGGTAAAAGGGATCTACTTTGCATTTCCCAAGTTGATTCTCTCCTCCTTTTGAATACATAACACTTTCCTGATTTGACgaggaaatataaatcaaaaagcTGCCAGGTTACTGTTTGACTATTACCCTTAACATGTAAAGGAGGTATCGGTCTTTGTCATATCAACAGTCCCCTCTAGTTTACCTCTCCCTCAATTCAGTCCTCACCTTTAGTGGCTGCTACCTTTACTAATGCAAAAATAAGAACTGTAAAGAACAataatctgtttctttcttcacCCAGCTTTCTTCAGAAGGACCTGACTTCTGTACACATTAATCATCCTGCTTGGTTGTGAATGCAATTATACTTTCACAAGAATCGTGTCCTCTTGTTGATCTCATTCCATTGTCTTCATACTTACATCTACTTTCTAATACCGTCACACTTCCTTTCTAGGCAACTTCTCCCTTTTTGTCAACTTCAGGTGGCCAAAGAAATTGCTATCAGTTTCATCTCTCTTGTTTGGAGGCTGATGTGCTCCCTGCACATACAGTCCTAATCCCAGCTCAATTTTCATGTTCAGGAAATAGGTGGGGTATCATGCTTGCTTCACAGAGAAACTGAAACCTTTTCCTGAATACGATCTTTCCCATATTACTTCCAGTCTGGAACTCTGCATTCTCACTGCACAATGATTTCCAATCACTCATGTGTTAAGATTTAACGTGTAAGTCCTTTATCTAGCTGAAAGATTCCAGATTCGGGTTCCTGCCCCGTCAGTAAAGGAAGATACAGTAAGGAGTTTGTAAAAGCACTAGCCCAGAAAACATCTCAAGCCGTTAGATCCATTTCAGGGTCTGGGTCACGCCAGCTGGCTTCACCTTAATCGAGTTAGTAGCACTTACCTGAGCTTCGGGATACCCCATCCCACCCTATTCCTGTTTAGTCCCAGGTGGGGTCCAGGGCTTTGGCTGACAGATTTTCGATCCTGAGTCCCGATTCAGATTTCACTGACGGTTAGAAATAGGTCCTGGTTCCTGACTGGGATCAACTCCCAGCTGGGACCTTGCTTGAATGGAGTGTCGGTTCGAATCATGTGGTAGTGGCAGGAGCCAGGAAGGAACCCATGTCGGCTCCGGCTCTCAGCCGGGATCCTGGCTCCGGACAAGACCCAGGGGTCGGGTCAGCCCCAGGTCTGGTTCGAAGCCCAGTGCAGGTCTCACCTTGACGCAGTCGATGGGGTACATCACGCAGTGCTCCAGGATCCCTGCCacggcgcctgccaccatgtgcgTGGTGACAGTGGCTCCAGCCGGCAGCGCCTCGTAGTCCGGGCCGGAGTCCGGATCTTGACGTACCGGCGGCCTGCAGGCCCCGGCCTCCCCGCCGCCGGCCCCCCGGCCCACGCCCCGCTGCAGCCACCCGTCCAGCAGCGCCGACTCCCCGGGGCTCCGCCCGGGCCCTGCCGCCGGCCCCCCCGCCACACCGCCAGCACCCCGCCCCTCCAACTCCATCCACCCGGGCCAGCTGCGGCGCCCACCCCCGCCGCCGCTGCCACCAGTCCCGCCGCCGCCCCCCGGCCCCGTAGTGTCCGCCTCAGGCGCGGCCCAGAGAGCCCGGGGCCTCCGGCTCCCGCTTGGCCCCGCGGACACGCCCCCCAAACAACCATTGGTGCAGACCCCGAGTTAGACCCACCCTTTTCCTGACGTGAGAAAAATCAGTCGGTAGTATTAGCGAAGTCGCCTGTCATTCCTCCGCCCTGAGGCGTTGCTAGCGCCTAAATCCCACCCCTTCCCCTTTGATCTTGGAAGCTTCTTGTTTATTGGTCACTGATTGGCCGACATGTGCGATCAACCCGCCTCTGACTTTTTAGAAGGGCGGGAGAAACTTAAGGCTGAACTTTGATAGGCTCAACCACTCTTGATACTTTGACCGCGGCCATTGGCCCGCACCACGTCGGTCCCCGATTGGCTATAGAAAGAGCGAAGCGCCCAGGGAGTCTAGGGGCCGACTTCGGGCCCCTTGCTGGCGCCTGCAGAGCTGCGGTCCCCGTGCGCGGGATCGCGTCGGGGGCGGGGCGGTGACAGGCCTTCAACGTCAAACTGCTGACGGGCACCGTTACGACCAGCGCTCGAGTGCGCTCCTCAAATTCTGAGACGCGTGGCTGGAGAGCGGGCGGCCCTGGCCCGGGAGAGCCGTGTTCCCGCGGGATCTCGTCGCGGGCATGAGGCGGAGCCGGCCTGGACCGGTCATCCTCTGGCTGGCGCGACCAGCAGCCTGTCCGGGAAGCCGTTGCGACATGCGGGCCGGGAACCGCCTCACAGCCAGGGGGGGACCGCGGCGGCCCGCTAGACTCTTGTCGGGTCTGGAGTGGGCCCTGGGGCCGGACCCAGTGCTCCTCAGGCCCCAGCGCCCGGCACTGAGCCTCGCATCCACGTTCGCACAGTAAACCCATGcaagtgttgaatgaatgaggtcCTCCGGGCCCCGGCTGTCACTGGGCTCTGCGCCAGGCCGAGAGCCGAAGGCGGGGAAGGAAGATGTCGAAATGGGCGGGATGATTCAGAGATGACGGCCGGTGGCGAGGCGGGGCTGGAGGCCGCATCCCAAAGGCAGCAGGAAAGTGCGGCGGCTGTGGGGAAGCTCGGACGCACTGCCCGGCCGAGTCTGAAGCATCAGCATCTTGTTCCTGAGCCGGCGCGCTGATGGGCCCCCCGCCTGGTGATGAGGGCCTCTGCCTCCCTCGGGTCAGCCCGGGTCCTGAGAGGCAAGGCCAGCGATTCCCGGCCTTAGGACCTCCTGCGCTAGGGAGCACGGGCGCCTTCCGTTTGCCTTCCCTGAGCGTGTTGGCACAAGCCGCCCGCGGTTTCCAGCTCTGTCTTCTCTGTTTTACCCAGATGATGCAACTGTGGACTTTTTCATCTGTTTATAGCCTTTCCTTGGATAGGAaggatgttttcctttttttctttctaaagtttagcccttctctgggcttcctttttaaaaactttttgtactCTTAAGCGGTCGTTGTTAACCGTTGGGTCGCGACCGTTTGGAAAATAATAAACCTACGAATTCTCTTCTACTTCTACCTCCCATCCCCTCTGTGCACCCAaaattttgcatataatttcTGCATTTCAGAGTCCCTGAAGGTGCCATGTGGACACCCTAGGGGGTCCATTAACCTAGTTAACCTCTCCCTGGCCGgcgcatggctcacacctgtaaccccaacactttgagaggccgaggtgcgacgattgcttgagctcaggagtttgagaccagcctggacaaaatggcaaaaccccgtctctacaaaataataataaatacaaaaaagtacaaaaattcaaaaattaggtgggtatggtggcgtgcacctgtagtctcagctactggggggaggattgcttgcaccagggaggccgaggctgcagtgagctgtgttgatgccactacactccagcctgggtgacaaagcagaactttgtctcaaaaaatttttttaaaaaggaaatcccCCACAGCATGTTCAGTCTCTCCATTTCTCTAGCATATTTAGCTTAAGAAATGAATAGGTCTACCAAAAACCCATTCAATCCTGCTAGAGTACTAATTCCATTTACTGCCAGATTACTTAAGTGATGACCTATCCACCTCTATGTCCTTTCTCTCCTTaagctcttttcatttttcactctCTTATTCATTGGTCATAAATGACCTTTCCAAATCCAATGGTCTTTTTCTATTCCGGTTTTTCTTAACAGAACACTTGCCCCCACCCCTCACTGGCACTTTTTCCTAGCT contains the following coding sequences:
- the SLC25A28 gene encoding mitoferrin-2 isoform X1 translates to MELEGRGAGGVAGGPAAGPGRSPGESALLDGWLQRGVGRGAGGGEAGACRPPVRQDPDSGPDYEALPAGATVTTHMVAGAVAGILEHCVMYPIDCVKTRMQSLQPDPAARYRNVLEALWRIIRTEGLWRPMRGLNVTATGAGPAHALYFACYEKLKKTLSDVIHPGGNSHIANGAAGCVATLLHDAAMNPAEVVKQRMQMYNSPYHRVTDCVRAVWQNEGAGAFYRSYTTQLTMNVPFQAIHFMTYEFLQEHFNPQRRYNPSSHVLSGACAGAVAAAATTPLDVCKTLLNTQESLALNSHITGHITGMASAFRTVYQVGGVTAYFRGVQARVIYQIPSTAIAWSVYEFFKYLITKRQEEWRAGK
- the SLC25A28 gene encoding mitoferrin-2 isoform X2 → MQSLQPDPAARYRNVLEALWRIIRTEGLWRPMRGLNVTATGAGPAHALYFACYEKLKKTLSDVIHPGGNSHIANGAAGCVATLLHDAAMNPAEVVKQRMQMYNSPYHRVTDCVRAVWQNEGAGAFYRSYTTQLTMNVPFQAIHFMTYEFLQEHFNPQRRYNPSSHVLSGACAGAVAAAATTPLDVCKTLLNTQESLALNSHITGHITGMASAFRTVYQVGGVTAYFRGVQARVIYQIPSTAIAWSVYEFFKYLITKRQEEWRAGK